The nucleotide window AACTCTTTTTCAATTTGTTCAATTCTTTCTTCATTCTTTTTATTTTTTTCCATTTTAAGAGCTTCTTTTTCAACATTTAATGTTTGAATCTCTCTTTTTATATGAGATAGTGCTGTTGGTTCACTCTCTATTTGCATTTTAAGTTCAGCTGCTGCTTCATCAATTAAATCTATTGCTTTATCTGGTAAAAATCTATCTGTAATATATCTATTTGAAAGTTTTGCCGCTGCAACTAATGCACTATCATTTATAGTTACATTATGATGAGTTTCAAGTTTTTCTTTTATACCTCTTAAAATTTGTAAAGCTTCATTTACTGTTGGTTCATCAACTTTAACTGGTTGGAACCTTCTTTGCATTGCTGCATCTTTTTCAAAATATTTTCTATACTCTTTTAGTGTTGTTGCACCTATAGTATGTAATTCACCTCTTGCAAGACTAGGTTTTAAAATATTTGCTGCATCCATACTTCCTTCACTAGCACCTGCACCAATGATTGTATGAATTTCATCAATAAATAAAATTATATTTCCAGCTTTTTTTACTTCATCAACAACTGATTTTAATCTATCTTCAAACTCTCCTCTATATTTAGCACCAGCAATTAGTGCACTCATATCAAGACTTACAACTCTTTTATTTAGTAAACTTGTTGGAACATCTTTATTTACAATCCTTTGAGCTAATCCTTCAGCAATCGCTGTTTTACCAGTTCCAGGTTCTCCTAACAAAATCGGATTATTTTTTGTTTTTCTTATTAAAATTTGCATCATTCTGTTGATTTGTTCGTCTCTTCCAATTACAGGATCAAGTTCACCATCAATAGCTTTTTTATTTAAATCTATTCCATATTTATTTAAAGCTTCTAAATTATCATCAGCACTATTACTTTCAATTGTTTTTCCAGCACGCATTGCTTCAAGTTCTTTTTTTGCTTCTCTTAAATCTATGTATTTTCCTAAAATCTCTTTCATTATTGGTAAATCAAAATTTGATATAAGCCAAGTATCAATAGCTATAAATTTATCACCATTACTTGCCATTTGACCTTCTGCTTTTTGTAAACTTGAAAGTAAATTTCTAGATAATTTTATATTCTCTTTTGTTACACTGCTTACACTTGGAAGTTTTTGCGCATTTGATTTTGCTTCAAGTTCAATTGCTGCTTTATTAACATTCATTTTATTTAATAATTGATTTAATACAGAATTTGTGTTTGTCAATAAAGCCCAAAGTAGATGAACAACTTCTACTTCTTGATTTTTATTATGTAATGCAAGGGCAACACTTGAATCTATCGTTTCTTGCATTTGATTCGTCATTTTTTCAAAAATATTATTACTCATTTAGCACTCCTTAAGTTTAACTGCTAATAAAATTATACAACTTTAGTCTTTCTTTGTCAAGTTATATATGAAAATCCAAATTATATTTTTCATTTATTGGAATTTCTAAGATAACCATACAACCTTTATATACTTCATCATTCTTTATAAAATCCATATTCTTAATATCTATTCCTCCTTTCATATGCTCAACAATAATTTGATGAGACATATATAATCCTATTCCAGTTCCTTGAGATTTGTGTTTTGTAGTAAAATAAGGTTCAAAAACTTTTGATATCACTTCATCTTCTAGTCCACCACCATTATCAGATATTTCTACAAAACATTTTTTATTTTTTATATAAGTATTTATATCAATAAATCTTTTATTTTTATCTTGATTTAATAAAGCATCTTTTGAATTATTTAAAATATTTATTATTACTTGTAAAAATTCATTTGGATAACCATTTATTATTAAATTTTCAATATTTTTTGTTTCAATTTTTATATTATGATTTTCAATACTCGATTTCAAAAGGTTTAATACTTTATTAATACTTTTATTTACACAATAATTTTCAATATTTTTATCAGCTTTAAAAAAATTTCTAAAATCATCTATCGTTTTAGAAAGATACTGTGTATTATCAACTATTAAATTCAAAGATTCCACCAATCTTTCATCACTAATAGTTTTATTGAACTCTTTTTCAAATTTGATTCCACTTGCACAAGTACTTATCAAACTTAAAGGTTGTCGCCATTGATGAGCAATATTTTCTATCATTTCACCCATTGCAGCCATTTTTGATTGTTGAGAAAGTAATTTGTCTTTATCTTTTAACTCTGTAATATCTATCAAAGTTGATAGTTTAACAACTCTACCATTTAATTTTAAAAATTTTCCTTGTCCTAGACAAGTAAATTTTTGATTATTTATAACTATTTCAAATTCATATGGTAAAGTATTTTTTACATAATTTTTTATTAATAATTCTTTATAATTTTCATCAACAAACTCTAAAAGATTTTTACCTAATAATTCATCTTTATTATTTAATTGTAAAAATTTAATTGCCACATTATTTGCATCTACACAAATTCCTTTATCATGAATTATCATAATTTCCATAGTTGAATTAAATAAAGATTTAAAACTATCTAACGAAGCTTCTAAAGACTCTTCTCTTTTATCAATCTCTATTTTCATTTTATTAAAACTATTTAATAATAAATTAAATTCATTGTAATATGAATCTTTGATATTAATATCATAATTTCCATTTGAAATATTTGTTGTAGTTTTTTGTAATTCATCAAAAGAGTTAAAAATTCTTTTTGAAATTTTTAATGATAAACTAATAGCTAATAAAATGAATATCAACATACTCAAAAACATTACCAAAACAATGCCAGATAAAGACTTCAATATCAAATCATAACTCTCACTTACAACTATTTTCCAATCTGTTTTTTCTATAGTTGTATATGTTCCATATAAATTTTCATTATTAAGACTACTATTAAATATTGTAAAATAATATGATGGCAATTTATCTATTAATTTTGTAAATACTTCTTTTGTTTTTTCATTAAATCTTTGTAACACTAAATCTGGGTTATTCGGATTTAAAACTAAAATTCCATTTTCATCAAATATTTTTACCATATGAGTATCATTTTGATTTTTAAATCTTGAAATAAATTCAGAAATTTCTTTTAATCTTATCATCAATACAACAACTTTATTATCAAATTTAAAACTATAAGAAATTGCTGGTTCTTCATCAACTGTTGATAAAAAAACATTAGACCAATAATCACTTTTTCCTTTTTTCAAGCCAAGAAAGTAGTTCTGTTTTGAATAATCAAATCCTTTATAAATATTTAAATTCGTTGTTGCATAAAAATCTTTAATTACACCACTATCATCTAAAACTAAAATACTTGAAATATTTGTATTTGTTTCAACTATATTTTTTAAAAGACTGTTATTATCTTTATAATTGTTTTTTATATACAATGATATATTATAAATTTGAGTTAAAAATTTTTTTACTTCTGATTCAATTTGAAATAAAATCTGTTTTTGATTATGTTCTATTATCGTAAGTTTTGAAAAATAAAAATTTATTATTGAAAGTAAACTAATAGCAATAGTTATAAAAATAGAAAAAGATATTAAAATATTTTGAATATGCTTTTTTAAGCTTATCTCTTTTTTCATTTTATTTTTTCAAACTTTCCATTAATTATTTTATAAGTATTAAATTCTCTTACAACATCACCAAATTCATCAAAAGTTATAGTATTTTGAAGTCCATTAAACTCTTTTTTTAATAAAATATTTTTTTTAAGTTCTGTTTCATTTCCCATTTTTAGAAGTTCAATAATTATTTTGGCTAATTCATATCCCTTAACCGCGTACATCGAAGGAAAAGTTTTATATTTATTCTCAAAATTATTAACAAATTTTACGAACTCATCTTTTTTTGAGTTTTCATCATAATCGATATTAAAAATTATTCCTTCACTATATTTACCACTATTTTCTATAAATGTAGAAGTCATTGCCCATTCAGATGAAGCAATTTGAGTAAAAATTCCATTTATTCTTAAATATTGTACTACTCTTGCTGCATCTACTGAATTTGCACAAATAAGTAATAAATCTGGATTTTTTTCTTTTATATCTTTTAATAAAAAATCTAAATTTCCTATCTTTGAATACTGTATAAACTTCTTTCCTCCATGAAGTAAAAAACTTTTTTCAAAATTTTCTAAATAATCTTTTGTATATGTTACATTTTCAGGATCATAAATTCCATAAATTTTTTTAAAACCTGAATCTTTTATATATGTTGCAAAACTTGAAAATCTTTGTTCATTATTTGCTACATGAACTCTAAAAAACTGGTCATCAATTCCTGAAAATTCATTACTTGCTGAAGCTGCTGAAATCATAAACATATCTTTATGTTCATTGATTATTGACATTGAAATTTTTGTCATACTACTTGTTACATTTCCTATGACTATTTTTATTCCTTGATTTATAAAATCATTTACGATTTTTTTATTTACTTCTATATCTTTTTTATCATCTTTAAAAATAAGTTCTATTTCTTTTCCATTTATTTTGTAATTTTCTTCTTCAAAAGCTAAAATAATTCCATTCATCATTGCATTTCCTAAAACAGAATATTTTGCAGTTAGAGCTCCTACAAATCCAATTTTTATCACATCTTCTTTTTTATAAAAATAACTATATGATATCGTTATTATAAAAAGGAATAAAGTAAATATGATTAGAAAATAACTTTTTTTCATCTTATTTCCAGATAATATAATATTAAAAAACATTATATAGTTTTTTCTTATAGAATGTTATAATAAATCAAATTTAATAAGGATTTTTAATATGTTATGTGGCATTGATGAAGCAGGACGCGGACCAATTGCGGGTCCTTTAGTAGTTGCAGGTGCAATACTTCTTGAAAATATTGAAGGATTAAATGATTCAAAAGTTTTAACTGAAAAAAAAAGAGAAAAACTTTTTGAAGAAATAATTGAAAAATCAAAATATCATATAGTCTTTAGTGATGCTAAAATGATTGATGAAAAAGGAATTAGTTATTGTTTAAAAAATTCAATTCTTGAAATTATGGAAAAATTAAAAGAATTTAGCAATGAATTTTTAATGGATGGAAATACTTCTTTTGGAATTACAACTTTACAACACAAAATAAAAGCTGATGCAACAATAAAAGAAGTAAGTGCAGCTTCAATTTTAGCAAAAGTAAGCCGAGATAGATTTATGGATGATATTTCATCACTCTATCCAAATTATGATTTTCATAAACATAAAGGTTATGGAACAAAAGCTCATATTGAAGCAATTAAAAAATTTGGAAAAAGCGATATTCATAGAATCAGTTTTAAACTAAAAGCTTTAGGTGAAGTTGAAATAGGTATTCAAAAAAGTCTATTTTAGACTATTTTGAAACTTCTCCTATATGTTTTTCAACTGATTCTATTTTTGTTTTAAGTCTATTTTCATGACCTTTTCTAATATCAAATTTAAGTGTTGCATATACTCTATTACAACCTAATTCTTCCAATTTTGAATAACATTTTTCTACTAATTCTAAAGCCTCTTTTAAAGTATTTGTTTCAATAATAGTTGCCATAGCTGTTAACTGATAATTTGCTCCACTATCTCTTACTATTCTTATTACTTCAGCAACTTCTTTACTTTTACTTTCACTTTTATCTGTAGGGAACATAGACATTTCCATTAAAATACTCATTTTAATTACCTTTGATTTTTTATTTTATCTTACATAAAAAAGATAAAAAGCTTAATAAATAAACAAATAATAATTTTTTATTATCTATTTTTTAATCATAATTAAAAATAATTTTGATAACATATATTATAATTAAAAAAATAAGGATTGAAATGCAGTTAGACGTATCTGAAGAAGTTATATTATCTCAATTAGGTTATTCAAAAAGTGAAGCTTCATTGAAACAAGCTGAAAAAATGATTGAATCTACAACAAATTTTGACAAGTTTGCAAAACATATTTTAACATTAAATGATCATTTAAAAAAAATGAACGCTTATGTTGGATTATCAAATAAAACAAATTATTTAAAAATTAAATGTGATGAAAATGACTCTGAAGAGATTTTACAAGAGTTTCATGATGAAGTTTCACATTGGGCTAATAAATACAATGTAAAACTTCAAAGATTAGATAATAAACCTATATACTATATTTTAGGAACTATCTAAAATATTTTTTTATAACTATGACAATAAGGCATCTTTTGATGTCTTTCATAGTAATTTTGATGATATTCTTCTGCTTCATAAAAAGTTGTATAAGGATAAACAGAAGTAGCTACTTTAAACCCTTTATTTTCTAGTTCACAAATTAAATTTTCACTAATATCTTTTTGTTTCTCATCTAAATAAAAAATTGCTGATAAATATTGACTTCCAATATCTGGACCTTGTCCATTAGTTTGAGTAAAATCATGTATTTCAAAAAACAACTTAGCTAATTCCTCAAAACTTACAATTGTTTCATCATAAGTTATTTCTACTGCTTCTAAATGTCCTGAAAAACCACTACAAACTATTTCATAAGTTGGATTAGGAATACTTCCACCCATATAACCAGAAATTGCACTAATTACACCCTTTAATTTTTCAAAATGATACTCTACTCCCCAAAAACAACCTGCTGCGAAATATGCTTTATTTATCATATTAACTCCTATTTTTATATTTTATTCTAACAAAACTTTTTTTAGTTTATTCTATTGACTTGCGTTATTTATTTAAATATACTACGTAATTCATTTACTTACTATTTACATTTTTCACATCAATATAATAAGTAAAGGAATAAAATGGAACCAAATAATGTATTCATTAATTTAAAACACGAAACAATCACAGATATAAAAAGTTTTAGTAACTGTGATCCTACACAAAAATTTAATGCTGATGGTGTAAAACCTATCATGATTGATTTTATCTATCCAGAAGTACCATTTCCTCCAAAAACAATTTTTAAAGAGTTTGGAGAAGAAAATATAAAAAAAATGGTTTTTCATCATCATAATCTATTAAAAAAAAGTTCTATTGGTCATCTTTTTTCTCAAAATGATGAAATGTTTGAAATTGTAACAAATAGAACAGCGGAATTTTTCATGGAAGCTTTAGGAGCACCAGAAAGATATACTTCACAATATGGACATCCTCATCTTCGATCAAGACATTTTCCATTTTCTATAGATGAACAAGCAAGAGATATATGGTTAATGTTTTATAAAAAAACATTAAAAGAAGTGAATTTTCCAAAAGTATATATTAAAGAATTTTGGGAATGGATTGAATCTTTATCTTTAAGAATGATAAATCGAAGAACTATGATGGAAGCACCTAAAAGATACCCTTATAAAGATATTGCTCATGAATTTGAAAAAGGAGAGAAAGATGAAAACTAAATTTTTATTTCTATTATTTATAATATTTAATATCTCTTTGTATTCAAAAACTATTGTAGATATGAGTAATACAAAGGTTGAAGTTCCAAATAAAATAGAAAGAATATTTGGTTCAGCACCGCCTACAACATTTTTAGTTGCATTATATAATCCAAATTTATTAGTTGGATTAAATTTTCCAGCAATTAATGAAAACAATATTGCAGATGAAAAATATTTAGGAAAATATTTTATGAATCTTCCTGTTATTGGTGGTTGGCATGGAAATCAAAAAGGTGCAAATTTAGAAAAACTTTTAAGTTTAAATACTCAAATTATTTTGGCTTGGCAAAATAACTTTTTATTCCAAAAAGTCGAAAATAGCCTTGGAAAAATTGATATTCCAATTGTTATGATTGATGCAGATAATTTACCTAAAACACCCCAAACTTTTAGATTTTTAGGAGAATTACTTGATAATCAAAAAAGAGGTGAAGAGTTAGCAAGTTATGCAGAAGAGACTTTAAATTATATTGAAGAAATGACAAAAAATATTTCAAAAGACAAAGAAGTAAGCTTTTATTATGCTCAAGGACACAATGGTTTACAAAGTGATTGTCAAGATTCTTTTCATACAACACAATTTAGATTTATTAAAGCAAAAAATATTTTTGAATGTGTACAAAAAAATATTGTTGGAATGGAAAATTTAAGTTTTGAAACTATTTTAAAAGCAAATCCAGAATATATTATTGTTCAATCTCCCCAATTTTATAAACAAATTTTTACAGATACCAACTGGCAAATGCTAGATGCAGTAAAACAAAAAAAAGTATATTTAGTACCAAGAGTTCCATTTAATTGGATTGATAGACCACCCTCTTTTATGAGATTACTAGGTATTCACTGGTTAAGTTCTATTATGTATAAAGATTATTATAAAAAAGATATAAAAGAAGAAATTAAAAAGTTTTATAAACTTTTCTTTAATTTTGATTTAGATGAAAAAACTTTAGAAAATATTTCAAAAGGTGCTTTATAAAATTCAGAAAATGATATTTTTTATACAGGTTTTATGTTGTTTTAATTGACTTTTTTTTCGTTGTATATTACTATAAACAGCGAAAAATGTATCTAGTTTGAAAATGAAAAGATTTTTTATAGCTTTTTATAATAAATCTTAAATAGATTAAAAAAACAGAATCAGGGGGAAAAAGATTGTTATTTAATTTTAAATATAATAAATATTTTGGTGAATACTTACGATGAAAGCTATTATAGTATTATTTATAATTCTTATTATACTTTCAGTATTTTCACTAACTTTAGGACAATATGATTTATCAATAAAACAAATTGTTCAATTTTTATTGTACAAATTGGGATTTGAAAATATACCAAATTCCCAATTGATACAAAACATAATTGTAGAAATACGATTTCCAAGAATAGTTGGTGCTATTTTAATAGGTGCATCTTTAGCAATTTCAGGAGTTGCATTTCAATCAATGTTTAGAAATCCTTTGGTATCTCCTGGTATTTTAGGAGTATTATCAGGAGCTTCTTTTGGAGCAGCTTTAGGAATGATTTTTTTTAAAGATTTTCTTTTCATTCAAGCTTCTTCTTTCATTTTTGGAATTTTAGCAGTTTTTATTGCTTTGTTTATTTCAATGTTTAATAAACAAAATCAAATAATTTTACTGATTTTAGGTGGAGTAGTAAGTTCTGCTTTTTTTAGCTCACTTTTATCAATTACAAAATATATGGCTGACCCTTATGACCAACTTCCTGCGATAGTTTATTGGCTTATGGGAAGTTTAGCTTTAATTGATAAACATACTATTTATATAGTAACTATTCCTATATTACTTGGGATTTTTTTAATGATATTTTTATCAAAATATTTAAATATTTTAAGTCTTGGTGATGAAGAAGCAAGAAGTTTAGGAATAAATGTAAAACTTATTCGTTTTGTCATTATTTTAATTGCAACATTTATAAGTGCATTTACTGTTGTACTTGCTGGAATGATTGGTTGGGTTGGACTTGTAATTCCTCATATTGCAAGATTATTATTTGGTTCAAATAATATGATTATTGTACCAATTAGTGCCCTACTTGGTGGAATTTATCTTTTAATCATTGATAATATTTCAAGAACTTTATTTAGTGTGGAAATTCCTATAGGAATTTTAACTTCGCTTATTGGTATTCCATTTTTTGCATATGCTTTAAAAAATGTAAAAAAAGGATGGGCTTAATGTTTAAAGTTGAGAATTTAAAATTTTCTTATGGTAAAAAAGAGATTCTAAAAGGAGTTAATTTTGAGATTAATTCTAGTGATATTATCTCAATTTTAGGTCCAAATGGTTGTGGGAAAACAACTTTATTAAAAATCTTATTAGGTTTTTTAAAACCAAATTCTGGAGAAGTTTATTTTGAAAATAGACCAATAAGAGAAATAAAAATAAAAGAATTTTGCCAAAAAGTTGCTTACATTCCTCAAATTCACAATGGTGCATTTGGCTACTTAGTAAAAGATGTAGTTTTAATGGGAAGAATGCCTTATAAATCACTCTTTTCTAATTTTAATAAAGAAGATAAAAAGATTGCTTTAGAAGCTTTGGAAATAATGGGGATTGCCAACTTAAAAGATGAAATATATACAACTTTAAGTGGTGGGCAAAAACAGTTGATTTTAATAGCAAGAGCTATCGCTCAACAAGCAGATATATTTATTATGGACGAGCCTGTTAATGGTTTAGATTTTGGAAATCAATATAAACTACTAAATAAAATAAAAGAGTTATCTAAAAAAGATTTAACTTTTATAAAAACAAGTCACCATCCAGACCATGTTTTTTTTGCTTCAAATGAAGCAATATTTTTAAATGAAGGAAAAATTTTAGAAAAAGGTAAACCAATAGATATTATCAATGAAGAAAATATTGAAAAAGTTTACAATTTAAAATCAAAAATTGAACATTTGCATGATAGAAAAATTTGTATGGCTATTTAAAAAATTTTAAATAGCGTTATATATAAATATATATAAAGAAACATAGAAAATAAAAGGAAAAATATGAAAATAAAATTATCATTAATCACTATTCAAATGTGTGCTTTTGTTGCTTTTGCAGCACAAAATACAAAGATTGAAGAGATTAAAATCAAGGATTCTACACTATTAGAAGAATCACTAAGTAGTTCAAAATCAACTATTAATGTTGAAGAAAAAGTTGTTAGTTCAATGAATGATGCTTTAGATAAAGAGTTTTATGTTGAGTTTAAAAAATCAAGTTCTTATGCATCAGAACCATATATAAGAGGTAGAGGAAATAAAGGTGTTCCTGTTTTTATAGAAGGTATGAGATTAAATGCAGGACATGATGATTCAACAAATTTATTTAGTATGACTGATGTATCTGAAATTGAAGTTTATAGAGGTGCAAATGGTGCAAAACTAGGTATGGGAGCTATGAGTGGAGCTGTTGTTGTAAAATACAAAGAACCTGAATTTAACTCAACACAAGATTTTAAAGTATCTGGATTTTTAAATGGAAAATATGAATTTTTATCAAATGATGGTTATACAAGCTCAATAGGTACTAGTTTATATAACAACTTAATCAACGTTTCATTAAGTGCAGGAATGAGTGATTTTGATAATTATGAAGATGGAAATTCAGATGAGATATTACACTCTGAATATGAAACGCAAAATTATAATGGAAGTTTTGCAATAAAAACAGGAGATGATAGTTATATCTACACAAGATATACAAAAGATAAAGCAGATTCACAAGATCCATATACAAGATGGTTTAATGTTACAAATGGATTTTGGACATATACAGATAGACCAAATGATGAAGCAAAAACTTATTTTATAGGTTATAGAGAGGATGAAATTGCTGGTGGTTTTACTAATTTTGATGTTCAATATTTTAATAATAGATCTCATTATGATTTAAATACAAAAAGAGAAGCTACTATATCTGAACAACAAGAATTATTTAGAAATAGCACAACAGAAGGAATCAAAATTTCTGTTGATAAAGAGTTAGGAAATCACTATTTAAGTCTTGCAGGAACTTACTCTGATATGGATATTACAAATGGAGTAAGAAGTTACAACTACAATACTAAAACTTGGGGTAGTTGGATGAGTGCATTTGGAATAACTGGTGGTGGAATAGAGACTTATAATCTATCTTTAGCAGATGATATTCATTATGACAAATTATTTTTTAACTTAGCTGCTGGTTATGAATATGCTAAAAGAGATGTAACTTCTAATATAAATACAAATAAATATATCAATGATGGACTAATTCCAACTGCACTTTTAGGTGAAATTGTAAAAGAAAATACAAATGAGAAAGACAACTTAGTATCTCTTAGTGCAACTGTTGGTTATGAAGTTTCAACTGCGTTTATACCTTATTTGAAATTATCAAATGCAACAAGAACCCCTTATTTCAATGAACAATATGGAAATAATCCAAGTAATGGTTCTCAAATACCAAATCAAGATTTAGAGAATGAAAAAGTATATGGTATTGATATTGGAGCTGATGGTCAAATTGGTAAGGCTTATTATACGAGTGCTTTATATTATCAAGAATATA belongs to Arcobacter defluvii and includes:
- a CDS encoding ABC transporter ATP-binding protein, whose product is MFKVENLKFSYGKKEILKGVNFEINSSDIISILGPNGCGKTTLLKILLGFLKPNSGEVYFENRPIREIKIKEFCQKVAYIPQIHNGAFGYLVKDVVLMGRMPYKSLFSNFNKEDKKIALEALEIMGIANLKDEIYTTLSGGQKQLILIARAIAQQADIFIMDEPVNGLDFGNQYKLLNKIKELSKKDLTFIKTSHHPDHVFFASNEAIFLNEGKILEKGKPIDIINEENIEKVYNLKSKIEHLHDRKICMAI
- a CDS encoding TonB-dependent receptor; translated protein: MKIKLSLITIQMCAFVAFAAQNTKIEEIKIKDSTLLEESLSSSKSTINVEEKVVSSMNDALDKEFYVEFKKSSSYASEPYIRGRGNKGVPVFIEGMRLNAGHDDSTNLFSMTDVSEIEVYRGANGAKLGMGAMSGAVVVKYKEPEFNSTQDFKVSGFLNGKYEFLSNDGYTSSIGTSLYNNLINVSLSAGMSDFDNYEDGNSDEILHSEYETQNYNGSFAIKTGDDSYIYTRYTKDKADSQDPYTRWFNVTNGFWTYTDRPNDEAKTYFIGYREDEIAGGFTNFDVQYFNNRSHYDLNTKREATISEQQELFRNSTTEGIKISVDKELGNHYLSLAGTYSDMDITNGVRSYNYNTKTWGSWMSAFGITGGGIETYNLSLADDIHYDKLFFNLAAGYEYAKRDVTSNINTNKYINDGLIPTALLGEIVKENTNEKDNLVSLSATVGYEVSTAFIPYLKLSNATRTPYFNEQYGNNPSNGSQIPNQDLENEKVYGIDIGADGQIGKAYYTSALYYQEYKDYIELVNTGYKTTANLPIKQFVNLDEASIYGAELMLGYELFDDIYAEASYTYTRGKNKDDNTPLAYITPQKVTLSLSQKKAKGLSWRIEEELVDNQDKISSINGEKATSGYGLTNASIGYGFTNFGIFKTANISFELNNILDKNYREHLSKASSTAYYLPNEAGINGALAINLKF